The sequence ACCAACTTGTAAAGATATGAATCCAGCGCGTGATGCGGGACACCCGCCATCGGGATCGCGCCTCCCACGCTATCCTTATCTCTTGATGTCAACGCAATTTCCAGAACACGAGCAATCAGTTCAGCATCGTCGTAGAATGCTTCGTAGAAGTCTCCGACACGACAAAGCAGAATCGAATCCGGATACTGTTTTTTTGATTGCCTGTACTGTTCCATCAAAGGGGAAAGTTTCGATTTTCTCGCCATAATACCCTCTACTCAACTTTCCAGATGCCATCTAAAGCTCCGAAACCCCGACCGCCGCCGCTGTCTCTTGGATTTGTCGCCATGTTTCATCATCAACGGGAATCCCCTCGCTTGAACGCCGTTTCGTTTGACGCGACTCAATCTCGCCGGGGACGAGGATCTCATCGAAACCGGGAGCAGGCGGCGACGCTTTCACATGCTCGACAAGCGCATCAACACGTCCATAGAAATCCTCCATCGGAGTAAATTGTGCAATGTTAATCGCCATCATCAGCACTCCGTTTTGGACTTTTGTTGTGCCGGAACCGCTACAACCAGCACCCGATAGCGCCCCTCCCAGCACATCAATCATCAAGCCAAGCGCGAATCCTTTATGTCCCGCAATTCCTCCAAGTGGTAGTAATGCACCGGGTGGTGGCCCATTGAGGTCGCGTGGATCTGTGGTCGGTTCGCCTTTACCGTTAATCAACCAACCGAGCGGAACACTATCGCCACGATTCAACGCAACACGAATCTTCCCTTGCGCCACCACACTGCTCGTGATGTCCAGCACAATAGGCTCATCGCCCCGTGTTGGGGAAGCAATCGCAATGGGGTTGGTCGCAAGTCGTCCGTCGCTGCCGCCAAACGGTGCGACGTAAAGCGCGGCACCTCCCGCGTTCACCATCACTATTCCGATTAATCCCGCTTTCGCTGCCATCATGGCATAGCTGCCGATCCTGCCGATATGATTGCAGTTATAGATGCTAACCG is a genomic window of Candidatus Poribacteria bacterium containing:
- a CDS encoding Ldh family oxidoreductase is translated as MPNVAPERLRKIAADIFEAANVPAEEAQIISEILVDANLAGHDSHGVIRIPQYMGFIEAGQIDPHATMEIERESPSHALINGNWGFGHVIAQRSMSLAIRKAQSSTVSAVSIYNCNHIGRIGSYAMMAAKAGLIGIVMVNAGGAALYVAPFGGSDGRLATNPIAIASPTRGDEPIVLDITSSVVAQGKIRVALNRGDSVPLGWLINGKGEPTTDPRDLNGPPPGALLPLGGIAGHKGFALGLMIDVLGGALSGAGCSGSGTTKVQNGVLMMAINIAQFTPMEDFYGRVDALVEHVKASPPAPGFDEILVPGEIESRQTKRRSSEGIPVDDETWRQIQETAAAVGVSEL